In a single window of the Leopardus geoffroyi isolate Oge1 chromosome D2, O.geoffroyi_Oge1_pat1.0, whole genome shotgun sequence genome:
- the CALHM2 gene encoding calcium homeostasis modulator protein 2: MAALIAENFRFLSLFFKSKDVMIFNGLVALGTVGSQELFSVVAFHCPCSPARNYLYGLTAIGVPALALFLIGVILNNHTWNLVTECQYRRTKNCSAAPNFLLLSSILGRAAVAPVTWSVISLLRGEAYVCALSEFVDPSSLTAGEKGFPPDHATEILARFPCGEGPANLSGFREEVTRRLKYESQLFGWLLIGMVAILVFLTKCLKHYCSPLSYRQEAYWAQYRANEDQLFQRTAEVHSRVLAANNVRRFFGFVALDKDDEELVARFPVEGTQPRPQWNAITGVYLYRENQGLPLYSRLHKWAQGLAGNGTAPETVEMALVAS; this comes from the exons ATGGCAGCCCTGATTGCAGAGAACTTCCGCTTCCTATCGCTCTTCTTCAAGAGCAAGGACGTGATGATTTTCAATGGGCTGGTGGCACTGGGCACAGTGGGCAGCCAGGAGCTGTTCTCTGTGGTGGCTTTCCACTGCCCTTGCTCACCTGCCCGGAACTACCTATATGGGCTGACAGCCATCGGTGTGCCCGCCCTAGCACTCTTCCTCATCGGTGTCATCCTCAACAACCACACCTGGAACCTAGTTACCGAGTGCCAGTACCGGAGGACCAAGAACTGCTCGGCCGCCCCCAACTTCCTCCTCCTAAGCTCCATCCTGGGCCGTGCGGCCGTGGCCCCCGTGACCTGGTCTGTCATCTCCCTGCTGCGCGGTGAGGCCTACGTCTGTGCTCTCAGCGAGTTTGTGGACCCCTCCTCACTCACAGCCGGGGAAAAGGGATTCCCACCAGACCATGCCACGGAGATCCTGGCCAGGTTCCCTTGTGGGGAGGGCCCTGCCAACCTGTCAGGCTTCCGGGAGGAGGTCACCCGCAGGCTCAAGTACGAGTCCCAG CTCTTCGGGTGGCTGCTTATCGGCATGGTGGCCATCCTGGTGTTCCTGACCAAGTGCCTCAAGCATTACTGCTCACCACTCAGTTACCGCCAGGAGGCCTACTGGGCGCAGTACCGCGCCAACGAGGACCAGCTCTTCCAGCGCACGGCCGAGGTGCACTCGCGGGTGCTGGCCGCCAACAACGTGCGCCGCTTCTTCGGCTTTGTGGCGCTCGACAAGGACGACGAGGAGCTGGTGGCCAGGTTCCCCGTGGAAGGCACCCAGCCTCGGCCACAGTGGAACGCCATCACGGGAGTCTATCTGTACCGCGAGAACCAGGGCCTCCCGCTCTACAGCCGCCTGCACAAGTGGGCCCAGGGTCTGGCGGGCAACGGCACGGCACCAGAAACCGTGGAGATGGCGCTGGTCGCCTCCTGA